In one Bacillus sp. Marseille-P3661 genomic region, the following are encoded:
- the coxB gene encoding cytochrome c oxidase subunit II, with amino-acid sequence MKEVTLKWRIMSIIAFLALLLAGCSGEPYLSTLTPQGENAEIAFDLVILTTIIMTLVVVVVTVIFIIASTKFRRTKANENMIPKQVEGSHKLEITWTVIPIILLLIIAVPTVAATFELDVTEDSIPEDALQVNVAGKLYWWEFEYPEEEIITSQDLVIPAGEKIYLKLIAGDVKHSFWIPALAGKIDVNTDNENYMWVQAHEPGLFYGKCAELCGPSHALMDFKVKVLSPEDYEKWVANMQQPTESPESSVAQQGEEIFAQSCIGCHAVDSNDQRPEAARLAPNLSNFADRERVAGIKELTPENIKAWIKDPETMKPGNKMTGTYQLSDEEIDAVTEYLLTLSKENN; translated from the coding sequence ATGAAAGAAGTAACATTGAAATGGCGCATAATGTCAATAATTGCATTTTTAGCGCTTTTGTTAGCAGGGTGTAGTGGGGAGCCTTACTTATCAACACTTACACCACAAGGTGAAAATGCAGAGATTGCTTTTGATCTTGTGATACTAACAACTATTATTATGACTCTTGTAGTTGTAGTCGTAACAGTAATCTTTATTATTGCATCAACGAAATTCCGCAGAACAAAAGCAAACGAAAATATGATTCCTAAACAAGTTGAAGGAAGTCATAAGCTTGAGATTACTTGGACTGTTATTCCTATTATCTTATTGTTGATTATTGCGGTACCAACAGTTGCAGCAACTTTTGAATTAGATGTAACTGAGGATAGTATTCCAGAAGATGCATTACAAGTAAATGTAGCAGGAAAGCTTTACTGGTGGGAATTTGAATATCCTGAAGAAGAAATTATTACTTCTCAAGATTTAGTTATTCCTGCAGGTGAAAAAATTTATTTAAAACTAATAGCTGGAGATGTTAAGCATTCATTCTGGATTCCAGCATTAGCAGGTAAAATCGATGTAAACACAGATAATGAGAACTATATGTGGGTACAAGCCCATGAACCAGGACTTTTCTATGGTAAATGTGCAGAGCTTTGTGGTCCGTCCCACGCATTAATGGACTTTAAAGTGAAAGTTCTTTCACCAGAAGACTATGAAAAATGGGTTGCGAACATGCAACAACCAACTGAATCACCTGAAAGCAGTGTTGCTCAACAAGGTGAAGAGATTTTTGCACAGAGTTGTATTGGCTGTCATGCAGTTGATTCTAATGATCAACGCCCAGAAGCTGCTAGACTTGCACCAAATCTTTCAAACTTTGCAGACCGTGAGCGTGTAGCTGGTATTAAAGAGCTTACACCTGAAAATATTAAAGCATGGATTAAAGACCCTGAAACAATGAAACCAGGTAATAAGATGACAGGTACATATCAATTATCAGATGAAGAAATTGATGCTGTAACTGAATACTTATTAACTCTTTCTAAGGAAAATAACTAG
- the cyoE gene encoding heme o synthase yields MNNSRVMDGTTGQLLETRTPSQPETYSTTMWNDFLALIKIGIINSNLITAFTGVWLALYFTNGNFIDSIDKVLFAMFGTALVIAGGCVLNNYIDRDIDHLMERTKTRPTVTGRVGLSKVLALGLSLSILGLLLLSFGSITAAIFGFIGLFTYVVLYTMWSKRRYTTNTVIGSISGAAPPLIGWAAIDPNLDIAAWILFLIMFIWQPPHFFALAMKKCEEYRAAGIPMLPVIHGFKATKKQMVAFTAALIPLPFFLTALGPVFLTIAGLLSVGWFVLAVYGFVMKDDLKWAKWMFIYSLNYLTIIFVLMVIVTI; encoded by the coding sequence ATGAATAACTCTCGGGTAATGGACGGTACAACTGGACAGCTTTTAGAAACTCGAACACCAAGCCAGCCTGAAACATATTCAACAACAATGTGGAATGATTTTTTAGCCTTAATAAAAATAGGGATTATTAATTCTAATTTAATTACGGCATTTACTGGTGTATGGCTTGCTCTATATTTCACGAATGGGAATTTTATAGACAGTATTGATAAAGTTCTTTTTGCAATGTTTGGTACAGCATTGGTAATTGCTGGTGGCTGTGTACTAAATAATTATATTGATAGAGATATTGATCATTTAATGGAGCGAACAAAGACAAGGCCAACAGTAACAGGGCGTGTGGGTTTAAGTAAAGTCTTGGCATTGGGGTTATCATTATCAATACTTGGCTTGTTGCTATTGTCTTTTGGTTCAATTACTGCTGCAATTTTTGGGTTTATAGGTCTATTCACCTATGTAGTTTTATATACTATGTGGTCTAAAAGAAGATATACTACAAACACAGTTATTGGAAGTATTTCAGGTGCAGCTCCACCGCTTATAGGCTGGGCAGCTATTGATCCTAATTTAGATATTGCCGCATGGATTTTGTTCCTGATCATGTTCATTTGGCAACCACCCCACTTCTTCGCACTAGCAATGAAAAAATGCGAAGAGTATAGAGCTGCTGGAATTCCTATGTTGCCAGTAATTCATGGTTTTAAAGCTACAAAAAAACAGATGGTGGCATTCACAGCTGCGTTAATTCCATTACCATTTTTCTTAACAGCCTTAGGACCTGTTTTTCTAACCATTGCTGGTTTATTAAGTGTGGGATGGTTCGTTTTAGCTGTGTATGGCTTTGTAATGAAAGATGATTTAAAATGGGCGAAATGGATGTTTATCTATTCGCTAAACTATTTAACGATAATATTTGTGTTGATGGTAATAGTTACTATTTAA
- a CDS encoding COX15/CtaA family protein has translation MSDIKIEGDNVNKGLKLLAVLSTIAMLVVLLGGALVTKTGSGMGCGRSWPLCNGQLIPTEISLELIIEFSHRLVSGISVFLVTALAIWSWRKIGHVRETKLLAILSVVFLIIQALLGAGAVIWGQQPVIMALHFGISLVSVASVFLLTLLIFEVDKKFDADSLVIDKGLRSQIYALTIYCYVVVYTGALVRHEKAQLACLDFPFCDNAAIFSLPSTKYEWVQMGHRFAASLFLIWVIALSIRILLKYKHKRVLFWSAVGSIIFILLQVVSGAAIIITRISLYTALAHALIITMLFSVLSYLVLLSTRSKKNENTNKKVA, from the coding sequence ATGAGTGATATAAAAATTGAAGGTGATAATGTGAATAAAGGGTTAAAACTGCTAGCTGTTTTATCTACTATAGCTATGCTAGTAGTACTACTTGGAGGCGCTTTAGTTACCAAGACAGGCTCCGGAATGGGTTGTGGTCGATCATGGCCACTTTGTAATGGACAATTAATTCCAACAGAGATTTCGCTAGAACTAATCATTGAGTTTTCTCATCGTCTTGTATCTGGGATTTCTGTTTTTCTTGTTACAGCCTTAGCGATTTGGTCTTGGAGAAAGATAGGACATGTTCGTGAAACAAAACTATTAGCCATTTTATCTGTGGTATTTTTAATTATTCAAGCTCTTCTTGGTGCAGGGGCTGTCATTTGGGGTCAACAACCTGTCATTATGGCCCTTCATTTTGGGATTTCCTTAGTATCCGTTGCATCAGTATTTCTTTTAACATTACTTATCTTTGAAGTTGATAAAAAATTCGACGCAGATTCCTTAGTAATTGATAAAGGTCTGCGATCACAAATTTACGCTCTAACGATATATTGTTATGTTGTTGTTTATACCGGTGCTCTCGTCCGTCATGAAAAAGCACAGCTTGCTTGTTTAGATTTCCCCTTCTGTGATAACGCTGCAATCTTTTCATTACCATCAACCAAATATGAATGGGTTCAAATGGGACACCGCTTTGCAGCAAGCTTATTTTTAATTTGGGTTATTGCACTGTCAATTAGAATCCTTTTGAAATATAAGCACAAACGTGTTTTATTTTGGAGTGCTGTTGGATCGATCATTTTCATTCTATTACAGGTTGTTTCTGGTGCAGCCATTATCATAACACGGATTAGTTTATATACGGCTTTAGCGCATGCTCTAATCATTACAATGCTCTTTAGTGTATTAAGTTATCTTGTCCTCCTTTCAACAAGAAGTAAGAAAAATGAAAACACAAATAAAAAGGTTGCCTAA
- a CDS encoding FtsW/RodA/SpoVE family cell cycle protein: MVKKILKSYDYILVFAPIVLSLFGAVMIYSASMVIAVVDYEGTPDLFFKKQVQWLIISLMFYIVALVIPYKVYKKFLKFIFFGSPVILGMVLTFGTITNNAQSWLNIGQVGFQPAEFIKLGVIIYLAGVFSNKQSYIEKFWPAFGPPLAFIFFIFVLVYKQPDLGTALLIISIAGMITVCSGIRLKHLGTLALVAFAGMLVLYPMLTDEQLSRFTAAYDPFHEDIADHGGYQLINSYIAIASGGITGQGLGESIQKFGYLPEPHTDFIMSVISEELGFLGIGFVLFMLTLMIWKGFTIAMRANDPFGSLIAIGISGMIGIQSLVNLGGLTGLLPITGVPLPFVSYGGSSLLLLMLSMGILNNIAMFSNYKASNQNQLSE, from the coding sequence ATGGTGAAAAAAATATTAAAATCCTATGATTATATTTTAGTTTTTGCCCCTATTGTTTTAAGTTTATTCGGTGCTGTGATGATTTACAGTGCCAGTATGGTTATTGCCGTTGTGGATTATGAGGGTACCCCCGATTTGTTTTTTAAAAAGCAAGTACAATGGTTAATTATTTCTCTAATGTTTTATATTGTCGCCCTTGTTATTCCGTATAAAGTATATAAAAAATTTCTTAAATTTATCTTTTTTGGTTCTCCAGTAATTTTAGGAATGGTATTGACTTTCGGTACGATTACTAACAACGCGCAGTCGTGGCTTAATATTGGACAAGTTGGTTTTCAACCAGCAGAATTTATTAAATTAGGTGTCATCATATACTTAGCAGGTGTTTTCTCAAACAAACAATCCTATATTGAAAAGTTTTGGCCTGCTTTTGGGCCACCTTTAGCATTTATTTTCTTTATCTTTGTACTCGTTTATAAACAACCTGATTTAGGAACAGCCTTGCTTATTATTTCAATTGCAGGAATGATTACAGTTTGTTCAGGTATTCGTCTAAAACATTTAGGTACATTAGCTTTAGTCGCTTTTGCAGGCATGCTTGTCCTATACCCGATGCTTACGGATGAACAATTGTCTCGCTTTACTGCCGCCTATGACCCTTTTCATGAAGACATTGCTGATCATGGTGGGTACCAGCTGATTAATTCTTATATTGCAATTGCTTCAGGTGGTATAACAGGCCAGGGACTTGGGGAAAGTATTCAAAAATTTGGTTATTTACCAGAGCCACATACAGACTTTATAATGTCGGTAATTTCAGAAGAATTGGGTTTCTTAGGTATTGGTTTCGTCTTATTCATGCTAACTCTTATGATTTGGAAAGGTTTTACCATTGCGATGAGAGCTAATGATCCGTTTGGGAGTTTAATTGCAATCGGTATTTCGGGAATGATTGGTATTCAATCTCTAGTCAATCTAGGTGGATTGACAGGGTTGCTTCCAATTACTGGTGTGCCTCTACCGTTTGTAAGTTATGGAGGTTCTTCCCTATTATTGTTAATGCTTTCGATGGGGATTTTAAATAATATAGCAATGTTTTCGAATTACAAGGCAAGTAATCAAAATCAACTCTCAGAATGA
- a CDS encoding YlaN family protein: MSSEVALDHKEKALALLKGDADKILKLIKVQMENLTMPQCPLYEEVLDTQMFGLSREIDFAVRLELIDEKHGKELLESLERELSALHEASLKSK; this comes from the coding sequence ATGTCTTCAGAGGTTGCTTTAGATCATAAGGAAAAAGCATTGGCCCTTCTTAAGGGAGATGCAGATAAGATTTTAAAATTAATAAAAGTACAAATGGAAAATTTAACGATGCCTCAATGTCCTCTATACGAGGAAGTGCTTGATACACAAATGTTCGGATTATCACGTGAAATTGACTTTGCGGTTCGTTTAGAATTGATTGATGAAAAACACGGCAAGGAATTACTTGAGTCGTTAGAACGTGAGCTGTCAGCCTTACATGAAGCATCCCTTAAGAGTAAATAA
- the glsA gene encoding glutaminase A, which produces MHYMFQQSLEEFITEAKRYIKDGKVAKYIPALERADANDLAIAIYEQNGAISSAGDVSNIFTLQSVSKILSLAVAIMDHGKYYVFQKVGMEPTGDPFNSISKLETSVPSKPLNPMINAGALAVTSMIKGESVQEKIHRILLLVRKMANNDSINYSSEVAKSEYDTAYLNRSLCYFLKQHGIISGDIEQLMDLYTKQCAISVNCIDLARIGAVFAFDGQDPESKEQMIEKDIARICKTFMVTCGMYNASGEFATKVGIPAKSGVSGAILGSVPHKFGIGIYGPALDDKGNSIAGVELLRLLSKRHELSIF; this is translated from the coding sequence ATGCATTACATGTTTCAGCAATCGCTTGAAGAATTTATTACTGAGGCTAAACGATATATTAAAGACGGGAAGGTAGCAAAGTACATACCTGCATTAGAAAGGGCAGATGCAAACGACTTAGCCATAGCTATATATGAACAAAATGGAGCTATTTCTAGTGCAGGGGATGTATCAAATATTTTTACGCTACAAAGTGTTTCTAAGATCTTATCCTTAGCTGTTGCTATAATGGATCACGGTAAATACTATGTATTTCAAAAGGTTGGGATGGAGCCAACAGGTGACCCCTTTAATTCAATATCAAAGCTTGAAACAAGTGTTCCATCTAAACCTCTCAATCCAATGATCAATGCTGGGGCTTTAGCAGTTACCAGCATGATTAAAGGGGAAAGTGTGCAAGAAAAAATACATCGGATACTTCTATTGGTGCGAAAGATGGCCAATAATGATTCTATAAACTATTCTAGTGAAGTTGCTAAATCAGAGTATGATACAGCCTATTTAAATCGATCGCTTTGTTATTTTTTAAAACAACATGGTATTATCTCTGGAGATATAGAACAATTAATGGACCTATATACAAAGCAATGTGCTATTAGTGTAAACTGTATAGATTTAGCTAGAATAGGTGCTGTTTTTGCCTTTGATGGACAAGATCCCGAGTCAAAGGAGCAAATGATTGAAAAAGATATAGCAAGAATTTGTAAAACGTTTATGGTCACTTGTGGGATGTATAATGCGTCAGGTGAATTTGCAACCAAAGTTGGGATTCCAGCAAAAAGTGGTGTATCAGGTGCTATTTTAGGTTCGGTACCTCATAAATTTGGCATTGGAATTTATGGACCTGCGTTAGACGATAAAGGTAACAGCATTGCTGGTGTTGAACTTTTAAGACTATTATCGAAACGCCATGAATTAAGTATATTTTGA
- a CDS encoding PhoH family protein, whose protein sequence is MKKIYVLDTNVLLQEPRSIFSFEDNEVVIPAVVLEEVDSKKRNLDEIGRNARQVSKIIDRLRTLGKIHKGIPLESGGTFRIELNHRSFVKLQEVFNEKTNDNRILAVALNLHLEEEKKENGRPVILVSKDVLVRVKADAVGLQAEDFLSDRVVEYDDNIYSGFMELYINRELVNEFYEKGELSLKKLPRYNYYPNQFIIMKDNMGSSQSALGIVDERINVVKKGNFGNEQVWGIRSRNVQQTMGLDLLLRRDVPLITLIGKAGTGKTLLALAAGLYQTEDLGIYKKLLVARPIVPVGKDIGFLPGEKDEKLRPWMQPIYDNLEYLFNTKKPGELDTILAGMRSIQVEALTYIRGRSIPEQFIIIDEAQNLSKHEVKTILTRVGEKSKIVLMGDPEQIDHPYLDEYNNGLTYVVEKFKQEKISGHVRFVKGERSALAQLAADLL, encoded by the coding sequence TTGAAAAAAATTTACGTTCTAGATACTAATGTATTACTTCAAGAGCCACGCTCTATATTCTCTTTTGAAGATAATGAGGTTGTAATTCCAGCAGTAGTTTTAGAAGAGGTTGATTCAAAAAAGAGAAACTTGGATGAGATAGGTAGAAATGCAAGACAAGTATCCAAAATTATCGATCGTCTCCGCACATTAGGTAAAATTCATAAAGGCATACCACTTGAAAGTGGTGGAACTTTTCGAATTGAGTTAAATCATCGATCATTCGTTAAGCTGCAAGAAGTATTTAATGAAAAAACAAATGATAATAGAATATTAGCTGTTGCCTTAAACCTGCATTTGGAAGAAGAAAAGAAGGAAAATGGAAGACCAGTTATCTTGGTTAGTAAAGATGTCTTAGTAAGAGTAAAAGCTGATGCTGTAGGGTTACAAGCCGAGGACTTTTTAAGTGACCGGGTCGTGGAGTATGATGACAATATATATTCGGGATTCATGGAACTTTACATAAATCGCGAATTAGTAAATGAATTTTACGAAAAAGGCGAGTTATCGTTAAAGAAGTTACCAAGATACAATTATTATCCAAATCAGTTTATAATTATGAAAGATAACATGGGAAGTTCCCAATCAGCCCTTGGCATAGTTGATGAACGTATAAATGTTGTAAAAAAGGGAAATTTTGGTAATGAACAGGTTTGGGGAATTAGATCTAGAAATGTTCAACAAACAATGGGACTTGATTTGTTGTTAAGAAGGGATGTTCCGTTGATAACCTTGATCGGAAAAGCTGGGACCGGTAAGACATTATTAGCCTTAGCAGCAGGCCTTTATCAAACTGAGGATTTAGGGATTTATAAGAAATTACTAGTAGCAAGACCTATAGTACCTGTAGGTAAAGACATCGGTTTTTTACCTGGGGAAAAAGATGAAAAACTTAGACCGTGGATGCAACCAATATATGATAATTTAGAGTATTTATTTAATACAAAAAAACCGGGCGAATTGGATACTATTTTAGCTGGAATGCGATCTATCCAAGTAGAGGCCCTAACATATATCAGGGGCAGAAGTATACCTGAACAATTCATAATCATTGATGAGGCGCAGAACCTATCGAAACATGAAGTCAAAACAATATTAACTAGAGTAGGTGAAAAAAGCAAGATTGTATTAATGGGCGATCCAGAGCAAATAGACCATCCGTATTTAGATGAATACAATAATGGCTTAACATATGTAGTTGAGAAGTTTAAACAAGAAAAAATTAGTGGACACGTTCGATTCGTTAAAGGTGAGCGCTCGGCTTTAGCACAACTTGCAGCCGACCTTTTGTAA
- a CDS encoding YhcN/YlaJ family sporulation lipoprotein, protein MKKIIGVTIVALFLFIMLGCAQNQANDTNSENNNLVKVNQPGETNNKQMNGEEVAEHLVELTTSVPNVKDATAVVVGNYAVVGIDVEDDLDRSRVGSIKYSVAEILQHDPHGANAVVVADPDAVTRLKEMNKQIKDGHPVEGIMEELAGLIGRIIPQVPADIDTNEKPTNQNDQQLENKEQKELDQIQDKQSNSNM, encoded by the coding sequence TTGAAAAAGATAATTGGAGTCACTATTGTAGCCCTTTTTCTTTTCATTATGTTGGGTTGTGCGCAAAATCAAGCAAATGATACTAACAGTGAAAATAATAATCTGGTGAAAGTCAATCAACCTGGGGAAACAAATAATAAACAAATGAACGGAGAGGAAGTCGCTGAACATCTGGTAGAGCTAACTACCAGTGTTCCAAATGTTAAAGATGCAACAGCAGTTGTGGTTGGAAATTACGCAGTAGTAGGTATTGATGTCGAGGATGACTTAGACAGATCTCGCGTGGGTTCAATAAAATATTCAGTTGCTGAAATCCTTCAGCATGATCCACATGGAGCAAATGCTGTAGTTGTTGCTGATCCTGATGCTGTCACACGACTCAAAGAAATGAATAAGCAAATTAAAGATGGGCACCCTGTCGAAGGTATTATGGAAGAACTAGCTGGATTAATAGGCAGAATAATACCACAGGTACCTGCTGATATTGATACTAATGAAAAACCAACTAATCAAAATGATCAACAATTGGAAAACAAAGAACAAAAAGAGCTGGATCAAATCCAAGACAAACAATCAAATAGCAATATGTAA
- a CDS encoding pyridoxamine 5'-phosphate oxidase family protein: MANQVEFQLTDELLPILQKERYATIATIDHETGAPSVSAISWVYAPDKSRIYFSADNRSRIVENIRKNPNVVLTTIAKGTTFSISGLARVKVEKLDEVPLKLALIEISIKAVRDVMFYGSKISQDITYEKTYDAEAAAKLDRQVIEAMKKS; the protein is encoded by the coding sequence ATGGCAAACCAAGTTGAATTTCAATTAACAGACGAGCTGCTTCCAATATTGCAAAAGGAACGCTATGCTACTATTGCAACCATTGATCATGAAACTGGAGCTCCTAGCGTAAGTGCAATTTCTTGGGTATATGCGCCAGATAAATCAAGAATTTATTTTTCAGCGGATAACCGTTCAAGAATTGTTGAAAATATTAGAAAAAATCCAAACGTAGTATTAACAACTATTGCTAAAGGGACAACTTTTTCTATAAGTGGGTTGGCAAGAGTAAAAGTTGAAAAGTTAGATGAAGTTCCCTTGAAACTTGCTCTTATTGAAATAAGTATAAAAGCTGTACGAGATGTGATGTTTTATGGTTCTAAAATTTCTCAGGATATTACATATGAAAAAACATACGATGCTGAGGCAGCCGCTAAACTTGATCGTCAAGTAATTGAAGCAATGAAAAAGTCTTAA
- a CDS encoding YlaI family protein yields the protein MRVKCLLCDKIDSLDDESPLSKRLRNRPIHTYMCEECSNRIKTRTEDRKATGKFKLYNPRDYEEEW from the coding sequence ATGAGAGTAAAATGTTTACTTTGTGATAAGATTGATTCCTTAGATGATGAATCACCATTATCAAAAAGATTAAGAAACCGCCCCATTCATACGTATATGTGTGAAGAGTGTTCTAATAGAATCAAAACAAGAACAGAAGATAGAAAAGCTACTGGAAAGTTTAAGCTTTATAATCCTCGAGATTATGAAGAAGAGTGGTAA
- a CDS encoding YlaH-like family protein, whose product MEDVTQIDPSMLSSFAEMVGVHQDIERGMLMLYIIIVVLAIVVFNLGFAQKLSIIKTIVIYTLLLIGCGPLALLGVRLPVAEGLLISAVVLGVYRFRLHQQRKNNKSTEA is encoded by the coding sequence ATGGAAGACGTGACCCAAATCGATCCATCGATGCTTTCTTCTTTTGCAGAAATGGTAGGTGTTCATCAGGATATAGAACGTGGTATGTTAATGCTATATATTATTATCGTCGTTCTAGCTATTGTTGTATTTAATCTAGGATTTGCTCAAAAGCTCTCAATAATTAAAACAATAGTTATCTATACTCTATTATTAATTGGTTGTGGCCCGCTGGCATTATTAGGAGTTAGATTGCCTGTAGCAGAAGGACTACTTATATCTGCAGTTGTTTTAGGTGTATACAGATTCCGTTTACATCAACAACGCAAGAATAATAAAAGTACAGAAGCATAA
- the typA gene encoding translational GTPase TypA — MNLRQDIRNIAIIAHVDHGKTTLVDKLLHQSGTFRSNEMVEERAMDSNDIEKERGITILAKNTAIKYNDTRINIMDTPGHADFGGEVERIMKMVDGVLLVVDAYEGCMPQTRFVLKKALEQKLATIVVVNKIDRDFARPTEVVDEVIDLFIELGADEDQLDFPVVYASAINGTASLDPEKQDENMKVLYETVIEHVPAPVDNRDEPLQFQVALLDYNDFVGRIGIGRVFRGTIKVGQSVALMKLDGSVKQFRVTKLMGFFGLKRLEIEEAYPGDLVAVSGMEDINVGETVCPVEYQEALPILRIDEPTLQMEFVVNNSPFAGREGKYVTSRKIEERLRAQLQTDVSLRVDNTDSPDAWIVSGRGELHLSVLIENMRREGYELQVSKPEVIVREIDGVRCEPVERVQIDVPEEHTGSVMESMGARKGEMLDMINNGNGQVRLIFNVPARGLIGYSTEFLTLTRGYGIMNHTFDSYQPMQPGQVGGRRQGVLVSMETGKATTYGIMGIEDRGIIFVESGTEIYEGMIVGEHTRENDLAVNITKMKQQTNVRSATKDQTSTMKRPRIMTLEESLEYLNEDEYCEVTPKSIRLRKKILDKNEREKVAKKKKYAEN, encoded by the coding sequence TTGAATTTAAGACAGGATATTAGAAATATAGCCATTATTGCCCACGTTGACCATGGTAAAACAACCCTCGTGGATAAATTATTACACCAATCCGGTACATTTCGTTCGAATGAAATGGTTGAAGAACGTGCCATGGATTCTAACGATATCGAAAAGGAACGCGGGATTACTATATTAGCAAAAAACACAGCTATAAAGTATAATGATACACGCATTAACATTATGGACACCCCAGGACATGCCGATTTCGGTGGAGAAGTTGAGCGGATTATGAAAATGGTTGATGGTGTTTTATTGGTAGTTGATGCATATGAAGGCTGTATGCCGCAAACACGTTTTGTTCTTAAGAAAGCCTTGGAACAAAAATTAGCAACAATCGTTGTTGTTAATAAAATAGACCGTGATTTTGCTCGACCAACAGAAGTAGTTGATGAAGTTATAGACTTATTTATTGAGCTTGGTGCAGACGAGGATCAGCTTGATTTCCCAGTTGTTTATGCATCTGCAATTAACGGGACAGCAAGTCTAGATCCTGAAAAACAAGATGAAAATATGAAAGTACTTTATGAAACAGTTATAGAACATGTACCTGCCCCAGTCGATAATCGTGACGAGCCACTTCAATTTCAAGTTGCGCTGTTAGATTATAATGACTTTGTAGGCAGAATCGGTATTGGTCGCGTGTTCCGTGGTACGATCAAGGTCGGACAATCTGTTGCTTTAATGAAACTTGATGGTTCAGTAAAACAATTTAGAGTAACGAAACTAATGGGCTTTTTCGGGTTAAAACGATTAGAAATTGAAGAAGCATACCCTGGCGATTTAGTTGCAGTTTCAGGTATGGAGGACATTAATGTTGGTGAAACTGTTTGTCCTGTCGAATATCAAGAAGCATTACCGATTTTAAGAATTGATGAGCCAACATTACAAATGGAGTTCGTTGTCAATAATAGTCCATTCGCTGGACGTGAAGGTAAGTACGTGACTTCAAGAAAAATTGAAGAAAGACTTCGTGCACAACTTCAAACAGATGTGAGCTTGCGCGTGGATAATACAGATTCTCCTGATGCATGGATAGTTTCGGGACGTGGGGAATTACATTTGTCAGTTTTGATTGAAAACATGCGTCGTGAAGGCTATGAACTTCAAGTATCTAAACCAGAAGTTATCGTAAGGGAAATTGATGGAGTTCGTTGTGAACCAGTTGAACGAGTTCAAATTGATGTACCTGAGGAACATACTGGTTCAGTTATGGAATCGATGGGCGCTCGTAAGGGTGAAATGCTTGATATGATTAATAATGGAAATGGACAAGTTCGTCTTATTTTTAACGTACCTGCAAGGGGATTAATTGGCTATAGTACTGAATTTTTAACATTAACGCGTGGTTACGGTATTATGAACCATACATTTGACAGCTATCAACCTATGCAGCCAGGACAAGTAGGTGGTCGACGCCAAGGTGTTCTTGTTTCAATGGAAACAGGCAAAGCAACTACTTATGGAATTATGGGAATAGAAGATCGTGGGATTATTTTTGTTGAATCGGGAACTGAGATCTATGAAGGAATGATTGTCGGTGAACATACTCGTGAAAATGACCTTGCTGTTAATATTACAAAAATGAAACAACAGACAAATGTACGTTCTGCAACGAAAGATCAAACAAGTACAATGAAACGACCTCGTATTATGACGTTGGAAGAATCATTGGAGTACTTGAATGAGGATGAATATTGCGAAGTAACACCAAAATCAATCCGTCTTCGAAAGAAAATTTTGGATAAAAATGAACGTGAAAAGGTAGCTAAGAAAAAGAAATATGCTGAAAATTAA
- a CDS encoding YlaF family protein — protein MKNVNFTLLSLAILTVVCLMLIGVAIAERSIIGILLAVIASILVIGFGFVMKKKMRESGKL, from the coding sequence ATGAAAAATGTTAACTTTACTTTATTAAGCTTGGCGATACTAACAGTTGTTTGTTTGATGTTAATTGGGGTAGCTATTGCTGAAAGGAGCATTATTGGAATACTCTTAGCAGTAATTGCATCAATTTTAGTTATCGGATTTGGGTTCGTCATGAAAAAGAAAATGAGAGAAAGCGGAAAGCTATAA